The following are encoded in a window of Geobacter metallireducens GS-15 genomic DNA:
- the hslO gene encoding Hsp33 family molecular chaperone HslO has translation MGNSTDSIITDYLVRVIARDGSIRALACVTTGLVGELCRRHGTWPTASAALGRAVTGGALMGALLKTGQRVALRFEGNGPLKNILVEADANGAVRGCVGNPEANPLREDGKLDVAAAIGQAGLLTVTKDLGLKEPYTGTVLLYTSEIAEDLAYYLTDSEQVPSAVGLGVFVEPDGAVAAAGGFLIQSLPPHNDEAVDRLMERIGAMPPVTELLRQGKSPEGLLEYLFEGIPYDTLEKRALAFVCSCSRERIERVLISLGRDDLASLLAEQGETEVTCEFCREHYHFGRDDLERLLAGISAM, from the coding sequence ATGGGAAACAGCACCGACTCGATCATCACCGACTATCTCGTCCGCGTCATCGCCAGGGACGGCAGCATCCGGGCTCTCGCCTGCGTCACTACCGGCCTCGTGGGTGAGCTCTGCCGGCGCCACGGCACTTGGCCCACGGCCTCGGCGGCCCTGGGGCGGGCCGTGACCGGCGGGGCCCTCATGGGAGCGCTCCTGAAGACCGGCCAGCGGGTGGCACTCCGCTTCGAGGGGAACGGCCCCCTGAAGAATATCCTCGTGGAGGCCGACGCCAACGGCGCCGTCCGTGGCTGCGTGGGGAACCCGGAGGCGAACCCCCTGCGGGAGGACGGCAAGCTGGATGTGGCCGCCGCCATCGGCCAGGCCGGGCTCCTCACCGTCACCAAGGACCTGGGGCTCAAGGAGCCTTACACGGGGACGGTGCTCCTCTACACGAGCGAGATCGCCGAGGACCTCGCCTACTACCTGACCGACTCGGAGCAGGTGCCGTCGGCGGTGGGGCTTGGGGTCTTCGTGGAGCCCGACGGCGCCGTCGCCGCTGCTGGCGGGTTCCTCATCCAGTCGCTCCCCCCCCACAACGACGAAGCGGTGGACCGGCTCATGGAGCGGATCGGCGCCATGCCGCCGGTCACGGAGCTCCTCCGGCAGGGGAAGAGCCCCGAGGGGCTCCTGGAGTACCTCTTCGAGGGGATCCCCTACGACACCCTGGAGAAGCGGGCACTGGCCTTTGTCTGCTCCTGCAGTCGGGAGCGGATCGAGCGGGTTCTCATATCGCTTGGGCGTGACGACCTCGCCTCGCTCCTGGCCGAACAGGGGGAGACCGAGGTGACCTGTGAGTTCTGTCGGGAGCACTACCATTTCGGCCGCGACGACCTTGAACGTCTCCTTGCCGGGATTTCAGCAATGTAA
- a CDS encoding IS110-like element ISGme8 family transposase, giving the protein MEPNDAVVGVDVSKEHLDVYLMPTGDQKRVTNDDAGCAELTTWLITNAPCRIVLEATGGLEMLAVSTLSAAGLPVVVVNPRQVRNFAKACGLLAKTDILDAKIIARFAQAIKPEIRPLKDETSQNLAALLARRRQLVEMLVAEKNRVISAAPTVRKGIMTHIAWLTQQIDDVDKDISTLIQSSESWKAKEEILTSVKGIGPVTAATILAALPELGTISRQQLGALVGVCPYNRDSGKFRGKRAISGGRATVRSVLYMATLCAARFNPVIKAFYQRLTSAGKLHKVAITACMRKLLTILNAMVKNNQKWDHSKFTPLLH; this is encoded by the coding sequence ATGGAACCCAATGATGCAGTTGTTGGAGTCGACGTTAGTAAAGAGCATCTTGATGTCTACCTCATGCCAACTGGTGACCAGAAAAGGGTGACTAACGATGATGCCGGTTGTGCTGAGCTGACGACGTGGCTCATTACGAACGCCCCTTGTCGGATTGTTCTCGAAGCCACCGGCGGCTTGGAGATGCTAGCTGTCAGCACCTTATCAGCAGCGGGTCTGCCAGTGGTCGTGGTTAATCCTCGGCAGGTCAGAAACTTTGCCAAAGCATGCGGGCTGCTGGCGAAGACCGATATTCTTGATGCCAAGATCATTGCCCGATTTGCCCAAGCCATCAAGCCTGAAATCAGGCCGCTCAAGGACGAGACAAGCCAAAATCTAGCAGCACTGCTGGCCCGCCGCCGGCAGTTGGTCGAGATGCTTGTGGCGGAAAAAAATCGCGTGATTTCCGCTGCACCTACGGTCCGCAAAGGCATCATGACCCATATTGCCTGGCTGACACAGCAGATCGATGACGTTGATAAAGACATCTCAACTCTTATTCAGTCCAGCGAATCCTGGAAGGCAAAAGAAGAAATCCTTACCAGTGTCAAGGGCATCGGCCCTGTGACTGCGGCCACCATACTGGCAGCACTTCCGGAGTTGGGGACCATTTCCCGACAGCAGCTTGGCGCTCTGGTCGGAGTATGCCCCTATAATCGGGACAGTGGCAAATTCCGTGGAAAGCGCGCAATCTCCGGTGGCAGAGCAACCGTGCGTTCTGTCCTGTACATGGCAACATTGTGTGCCGCCAGGTTTAACCCGGTTATAAAAGCCTTCTATCAACGCCTTACAAGCGCCGGAAAACTTCACAAAGTCGCGATCACCGCTTGCATGCGAAAACTACTCACCATCCTCAATGCCATGGTGAAAAACAACCAGAAGTGGGATCACTCGAAATTCACTCCACTTCTGCACTAA
- a CDS encoding diguanylate cyclase, producing the protein MAGSRKIVSARELDLLRRLLRERTEELERANERLFMATQVKSEFLSHMSREFQRPLDRIVDFASCLRDGAMGEVNPEQRSGLDAIVIRGMRLQRMLQRVLELCSSDLGMAVFLPKEFPVEDALERVVKRLRERAEKQGVAIDAGCVDGGTLLADEGKFSFIIEELATNALKFSPRGSRITVRLRNVTGGREERFLEVAVSDQGPGIREEELGQIFKSFEMGSGAIASPGSLGLGLALVKHFVDLHGGRISVESQAGEGSSFTVLLPKGGPSVRMVRTPRVLVAGLEEDFAGPLLSRLRDEGYETITAGGGQDALDKGISMAPDLCILSLSLPEVGGIDVCLRLKAHERSKQIPVIITAPYPDRSAKVGSAQAGADGFFALPAETEELFLKARSLIAQKLNYDFLKRNYEIAASEAFTDPLTGLFNLRQFWLSLDHELARARRYGRHCSLAMIDIDFFKQYNDRHGHLRGDEVLKEISKLFVASIRNSDIAARYGGEEFVVIMPETGRDLALIAGEKLRRAVAEHPFSLQETQPGGLLTVSVGIATFPDDAATAREMVDAADQALYRAKGLGRDRVESRSP; encoded by the coding sequence ATGGCAGGATCACGGAAGATCGTCAGCGCCCGGGAGCTGGACCTCCTGCGCCGCCTTCTCCGGGAACGGACCGAGGAGCTGGAGCGGGCCAACGAGCGCCTCTTCATGGCCACCCAGGTGAAATCCGAATTCCTCTCCCACATGTCCCGGGAGTTCCAGCGACCCCTGGACCGCATCGTCGACTTCGCCTCCTGCCTCCGGGACGGCGCCATGGGGGAGGTGAACCCCGAGCAGCGGAGTGGCCTCGACGCCATCGTCATACGGGGGATGCGGCTCCAGCGGATGCTGCAGCGGGTCCTGGAACTCTGCAGCAGCGATCTGGGGATGGCGGTCTTTCTTCCCAAGGAGTTTCCCGTCGAGGATGCCCTTGAGCGGGTGGTGAAGCGACTGCGGGAGAGGGCCGAGAAACAGGGTGTGGCCATCGATGCCGGCTGCGTTGATGGGGGAACCCTCCTGGCCGACGAAGGGAAGTTCTCCTTCATTATTGAAGAGTTGGCCACAAATGCCCTCAAGTTTTCACCCCGGGGGTCACGGATCACGGTGCGCCTGCGGAACGTGACCGGAGGCCGGGAGGAGCGGTTTCTGGAAGTGGCGGTTTCCGACCAGGGGCCGGGTATCCGGGAGGAGGAGCTGGGGCAGATCTTCAAGAGCTTCGAGATGGGGAGCGGCGCGATTGCCAGCCCCGGAAGCCTCGGGCTCGGGCTCGCCCTGGTGAAGCACTTCGTGGATCTTCACGGGGGGAGGATATCCGTCGAGAGTCAGGCCGGGGAGGGGAGTTCTTTCACCGTTCTCCTCCCCAAGGGTGGTCCCTCGGTTCGCATGGTCCGCACGCCCCGGGTCCTCGTGGCCGGTCTGGAGGAGGACTTCGCGGGGCCTCTTCTTTCGCGGCTACGGGACGAAGGGTATGAAACCATCACTGCCGGCGGCGGTCAGGACGCCCTGGACAAGGGGATTTCCATGGCCCCGGACCTCTGCATTCTGAGCCTCTCCCTCCCCGAAGTGGGAGGGATCGACGTCTGCCTGCGACTCAAGGCGCACGAACGGAGCAAGCAGATCCCGGTCATTATCACCGCCCCCTATCCTGACCGCTCGGCCAAGGTGGGAAGCGCCCAGGCGGGGGCCGACGGTTTTTTCGCCCTCCCGGCCGAAACGGAGGAGCTCTTCCTCAAGGCCCGCAGCCTCATCGCCCAGAAGCTCAATTACGATTTCCTCAAGCGCAATTACGAGATAGCCGCCAGCGAGGCGTTCACCGATCCCCTTACCGGCCTCTTCAACCTGCGCCAGTTCTGGTTGAGCCTCGACCACGAGCTGGCCCGGGCCCGCCGCTACGGCAGGCACTGTTCCCTCGCCATGATCGACATCGATTTCTTCAAGCAGTACAACGACCGGCACGGGCACCTGCGCGGCGACGAGGTGCTGAAGGAGATCAGCAAGCTTTTCGTTGCCAGCATCAGGAACTCCGACATCGCGGCCCGCTACGGTGGAGAGGAGTTCGTGGTCATCATGCCTGAAACCGGCCGCGACCTGGCGCTCATCGCCGGGGAAAAGCTGAGGCGGGCCGTGGCCGAGCACCCCTTTTCCCTCCAGGAGACCCAGCCGGGCGGTCTCCTCACGGTAAGCGTCGGCATCGCCACCTTCCCCGACGACGCCGCGACGGCCCGGGAGATGGTGGATGCGGCGGACCAGGCCCTCTACCGGGCCAAGGGGCTGGGAAGAGACCGGGTGGAGAGCCGTTCCCCGTAG
- a CDS encoding BCAM0308 family protein produces MTTPRGSARFGVEEHGKRAARSTDVYLPAEGKEEAVVCTGCKATFWGKRWFNEGDEGAKFPAGHLPHKGVCPACQRMKDNNPAGVVTLSGDYLLKHEEVILNAVKNVEAKARAKNPLARIMEIGQEANVLTIRTTDEKLAEKLGKEIYKSHSGKLGLQWSQDEGFVRVNWTR; encoded by the coding sequence ATGACAACTCCACGTGGATCAGCGCGGTTTGGCGTTGAGGAGCACGGCAAGAGGGCAGCCCGCAGCACGGATGTCTACCTGCCGGCTGAAGGTAAGGAAGAGGCGGTGGTCTGCACCGGGTGCAAGGCTACCTTCTGGGGGAAACGGTGGTTCAACGAGGGTGACGAAGGGGCAAAGTTCCCCGCCGGCCATCTGCCCCACAAGGGGGTCTGCCCGGCCTGCCAGCGGATGAAGGACAATAACCCCGCTGGGGTCGTCACCCTGTCCGGCGACTACCTCCTCAAGCACGAGGAGGTGATCCTGAACGCCGTCAAGAATGTCGAGGCGAAGGCGCGGGCCAAGAATCCCCTGGCCAGGATCATGGAGATCGGCCAGGAGGCGAATGTCCTCACCATCCGCACCACCGACGAGAAGCTGGCGGAAAAGCTGGGGAAGGAGATCTACAAATCCCACAGCGGGAAGCTCGGTCTTCAGTGGAGCCAGGACGAGGGCTTCGTTCGGGTGAACTGGACACGCTGA
- a CDS encoding NUDIX hydrolase, which yields MDTRNRTTPFKGLVVDIEQMDVRIGDKGWHTFQVVRHPGGVGVLPLHDDGTVTLIRQLRPSVDATLLEIPAGRLDPGEEPAACGLRELAEETGLSSTRLESLGVILTSPGVFDEAIHLYLATGLSQGEADPEQYEEIETVRVPLEEAVTMATDGRIRDGKTIIALFRAKAGLP from the coding sequence ATGGACACCCGCAACCGGACCACTCCCTTCAAGGGGCTGGTGGTCGACATTGAGCAGATGGACGTACGGATAGGCGACAAGGGATGGCACACGTTCCAGGTTGTACGCCATCCGGGAGGGGTGGGCGTCCTGCCGCTCCACGACGACGGCACGGTGACCCTCATCCGGCAGTTGCGTCCCTCGGTGGATGCAACGTTGCTTGAGATCCCGGCCGGCCGCCTCGATCCGGGAGAAGAGCCGGCGGCATGCGGCCTCCGGGAGCTGGCCGAAGAGACGGGGCTCTCCTCGACCCGGCTCGAATCCCTCGGTGTCATCCTCACCTCACCGGGAGTCTTTGACGAGGCGATCCATCTCTACCTGGCCACCGGACTCTCCCAGGGGGAGGCCGACCCGGAGCAGTACGAGGAGATTGAAACGGTGCGGGTCCCCCTTGAGGAGGCTGTCACCATGGCGACGGACGGCCGCATCCGCGACGGCAAGACTATCATTGCCCTTTTCCGGGCCAAGGCTGGATTGCCATGA
- a CDS encoding RluA family pseudouridine synthase, with the protein MILTGRAGEGEAGMRLDDGAVRLFPQLSKTRVRKIIDWGGCAVAGAMVRVASRTLRAGEEIVLGVMEPERYQELAYTRDDLLFENDDYLAVNKAAGLNCQRTPYQLKGTVEHAVTLYLRTLGSQEPARVIHRLDRGTSGVMIFPKTKRAAAHISAQLKEGRVEKVYWALVTAEPASDQWEVNAPIAKVGSARYGVATPGREALTRFAVIARGTCGVLVEARPLTGRTHQIRVHLAHCGLPIVGDPTYGGEKAPRMMLHCRAMSFTAADRRPITAEAPLDDPFRDACASRGIILEF; encoded by the coding sequence ATGATCCTCACCGGCCGGGCAGGAGAAGGGGAGGCGGGGATGCGTCTCGACGACGGGGCGGTGCGGCTCTTCCCGCAGCTCTCCAAGACCCGTGTCCGCAAGATCATCGACTGGGGGGGATGCGCCGTGGCCGGCGCCATGGTGCGGGTCGCCTCCCGCACGCTGCGGGCCGGGGAGGAGATCGTCCTCGGCGTCATGGAGCCGGAGCGCTACCAGGAGTTGGCCTACACCCGTGATGACCTCCTCTTCGAGAATGACGACTACCTGGCGGTGAACAAGGCGGCCGGGCTCAACTGCCAGCGGACCCCCTACCAGCTCAAGGGGACCGTGGAGCATGCGGTCACCCTCTACCTGCGCACCCTCGGCAGCCAGGAGCCGGCCCGGGTGATCCACCGTCTCGACCGGGGGACCTCGGGGGTGATGATCTTTCCCAAGACAAAGCGGGCCGCGGCCCACATCTCCGCTCAGCTGAAAGAGGGGAGGGTGGAAAAGGTCTACTGGGCCCTTGTTACGGCCGAGCCGGCATCGGACCAGTGGGAGGTCAACGCCCCCATCGCCAAGGTAGGGAGCGCCCGCTACGGGGTGGCCACCCCAGGCCGTGAGGCGCTGACCCGTTTCGCGGTCATCGCCCGGGGGACCTGCGGCGTTCTCGTGGAGGCCCGCCCCCTCACCGGCCGCACCCACCAGATCCGGGTCCACCTGGCCCACTGCGGTCTTCCCATCGTCGGCGACCCCACCTACGGCGGCGAGAAGGCGCCGCGGATGATGCTCCACTGCCGGGCCATGTCCTTCACCGCTGCCGACAGGCGTCCCATCACTGCTGAGGCACCCCTCGACGACCCCTTCCGCGACGCATGCGCCAGCCGGGGTATAATATTGGAATTCTAA
- a CDS encoding M16 family metallopeptidase, giving the protein MTTITPSLTTLPNGLRVVAVEMPHLNSAEIAVYLRVGGRHDSREKAGLAHFLEHMLFRGTAEHPSSLELEADFEAIGGCINAATDAETTCYYTRVHPDHVAEGVRLLSVMLLSPLLTGLEIEKKIITEEALEDINEQGEEVNPDNLASRLLWPGHGIGMPTIGYLDTIAGFTEEDLRGHMARHYVPENAVVVAAGRVSVEEVFAAAGRAFASWSGPPAPVQESVSDVQDAPVSLFVKDSDSQVNLQLAFRSFPREDQRLAAARLIRRILTGGGCSRLHLNLRERLGIVYSVDAQLAAYDDTGCFAVELSTAPENLAVAVTEVLRETLRLATEPVGDEELDRVRQGYFFDLDYSRDSTFDMQVRYGWGELMGMVRSIEEDQAEAGAVDAAAVMATARELFAPARLNLVAVGPVKAAVKREIAGIVRRYEAEFR; this is encoded by the coding sequence ATGACTACCATCACTCCATCCCTGACAACCCTTCCCAACGGCCTCCGCGTGGTCGCCGTGGAGATGCCCCACCTCAACTCGGCAGAGATCGCCGTCTACCTCCGGGTGGGGGGCCGCCACGACAGCCGCGAGAAGGCGGGGCTTGCCCACTTCCTGGAGCACATGCTCTTCCGGGGTACCGCCGAGCACCCGTCGAGCTTGGAGCTGGAGGCGGACTTCGAGGCCATCGGCGGTTGCATCAATGCCGCCACCGATGCCGAGACCACCTGCTACTACACCCGGGTCCACCCTGATCACGTGGCCGAGGGGGTGAGGCTTTTGTCGGTCATGCTCCTCTCACCACTCCTCACGGGGCTCGAGATCGAGAAGAAGATCATCACCGAGGAGGCCCTGGAGGATATCAACGAACAGGGGGAAGAGGTCAATCCCGACAACCTGGCGAGCCGGCTCTTGTGGCCCGGCCACGGGATCGGCATGCCCACCATCGGCTATCTTGACACCATTGCCGGCTTCACCGAGGAGGATCTCCGGGGGCACATGGCCCGCCACTATGTGCCGGAAAACGCCGTCGTGGTGGCGGCGGGGAGGGTTTCTGTCGAGGAGGTTTTTGCCGCTGCCGGCCGGGCCTTCGCATCCTGGAGCGGTCCCCCGGCACCCGTCCAGGAATCGGTCTCCGATGTCCAGGACGCTCCGGTTTCCCTGTTCGTCAAGGACTCCGACAGCCAGGTGAACCTCCAGCTTGCCTTCCGGAGCTTTCCCCGGGAGGACCAGCGGCTGGCTGCTGCCCGGCTTATCCGGCGCATCCTCACCGGCGGCGGGTGCTCCCGGCTCCACCTGAACCTGCGGGAACGGCTCGGCATCGTCTATTCGGTGGACGCCCAGCTTGCCGCCTACGACGACACCGGCTGCTTCGCTGTGGAACTCTCCACGGCCCCGGAGAACCTGGCCGTGGCAGTGACGGAAGTGCTGCGCGAGACCCTGCGCCTGGCAACGGAGCCGGTGGGGGATGAGGAACTGGATCGGGTTCGGCAGGGATATTTCTTCGACCTGGATTACAGCAGGGATTCCACCTTTGACATGCAGGTTCGCTACGGATGGGGTGAGCTCATGGGGATGGTGCGGAGCATCGAGGAGGATCAGGCCGAGGCCGGCGCCGTGGATGCCGCGGCGGTCATGGCCACGGCCCGGGAGCTCTTCGCGCCGGCACGGCTCAACCTGGTGGCCGTGGGTCCGGTGAAGGCGGCGGTCAAGCGGGAGATTGCCGGCATTGTCAGGCGGTACGAGGCTGAGTTTCGGTAA
- a CDS encoding transglutaminase-like domain-containing protein: protein MRLIHLYSQSLGILIFVLVTALSVNAETKASTLLQKPPVGERWFGIFLGNERTGFAHQNITAKDGGYEITVEGSVKMVVMGFSREASSRERYIVGTDLSLRSFAVEQVIDGTPMGVTGEATPKGVRVVVNAGGERKEKLLTAKGPVFPPPVLNILPLMKGTAKGKRLQVQMLDVEAVKVKKVTVTVVGFEPLPDGARALHIRNDLFPLVDNDIWVDAAGNTIRESVRDGLVETVAEDEGRTRQFIASAALSRRDLIFDFSLVRVDPPLANATSLSRLVLEIDGVPATMPLIQGGGQTARRTGAGTVVFTVEPAKAGASPLDEPERKRFSEPADRLPADHPDIIARAREVVGEETAPLKQVERLVKWVATTVEDAVTDAPSPLDTLKSRKGNCQSHARLYATLARAAGIPTRFVSGLVYLEGRGFLYHSWAESYVKGGWLQVDPTFGQVPVDATHVKLVEGEGPDDLAAIAGVVGKIKARVIEAK, encoded by the coding sequence ATGCGCCTCATACACCTTTATTCCCAGAGCCTCGGCATCCTCATTTTCGTTCTCGTCACGGCGCTTTCCGTCAACGCCGAAACCAAAGCCTCTACCCTGCTGCAAAAGCCGCCCGTGGGGGAACGGTGGTTCGGCATCTTTCTCGGAAACGAGCGGACCGGCTTCGCTCACCAGAATATCACTGCAAAAGACGGCGGGTACGAGATCACGGTCGAGGGGAGCGTGAAGATGGTCGTCATGGGGTTCTCCCGCGAGGCATCTTCCCGGGAACGCTATATCGTGGGGACCGACCTCTCTCTCAGGTCATTCGCGGTGGAGCAGGTCATTGACGGGACCCCCATGGGAGTTACCGGGGAGGCGACACCCAAAGGAGTCAGGGTGGTTGTGAATGCGGGTGGAGAAAGGAAAGAGAAACTCCTGACGGCTAAAGGTCCCGTTTTCCCGCCGCCGGTCCTGAACATCCTCCCCCTCATGAAGGGGACCGCCAAGGGGAAGCGCCTCCAGGTCCAGATGCTCGATGTGGAGGCGGTGAAAGTGAAGAAGGTGACCGTGACGGTCGTGGGATTCGAGCCCCTCCCGGACGGGGCCCGCGCCCTCCACATCCGCAACGACCTTTTCCCCCTCGTTGACAACGACATCTGGGTGGACGCCGCGGGGAATACGATACGGGAGTCGGTGCGGGACGGCCTCGTGGAAACGGTGGCCGAGGATGAGGGACGCACCCGGCAGTTCATCGCCTCCGCGGCCCTCTCCCGTCGGGACCTTATCTTCGACTTCAGCCTGGTGCGGGTCGATCCCCCTCTTGCCAACGCAACCAGCCTGAGCCGGCTTGTGCTGGAAATTGACGGCGTGCCTGCCACCATGCCCCTCATCCAGGGGGGGGGACAAACCGCCCGCCGGACCGGTGCCGGAACGGTGGTGTTCACGGTGGAGCCGGCAAAGGCAGGCGCCTCGCCCCTTGACGAGCCGGAGCGGAAGCGTTTCTCGGAGCCCGCTGACCGGCTCCCGGCGGATCATCCCGACATCATCGCCCGGGCCAGGGAAGTGGTGGGGGAAGAGACAGCTCCTCTGAAGCAGGTGGAAAGGCTCGTCAAGTGGGTGGCAACCACCGTGGAGGACGCCGTCACCGATGCCCCCTCACCCCTTGACACCCTCAAATCACGGAAGGGGAACTGCCAGTCCCACGCCCGGCTCTATGCCACCCTGGCCCGTGCCGCGGGAATCCCGACCCGGTTCGTCTCGGGGCTCGTCTATCTGGAAGGAAGGGGATTTCTCTACCACAGCTGGGCGGAAAGCTACGTTAAAGGGGGATGGCTGCAGGTGGATCCCACCTTCGGTCAGGTTCCCGTCGATGCCACCCACGTGAAGCTGGTGGAAGGCGAGGGCCCCGACGACCTGGCGGCCATCGCCGGGGTGGTGGGTAAGATCAAAGCGCGGGTGATTGAGGCGAAATAA
- a CDS encoding cyclase family protein, with amino-acid sequence MTIHDITVPLSPDLPVYPGDPPVTCEPVTRIARGDTANVTRITMTTHSGTHLDVPGHCRDGGATVDHLPLSLLMGKARVLDIRGERAIGRRELSRLPVRGEERLLLRTDNSLLWESPGFQDDFAHLTEEGAAFLIEAGVRLVGIDYLSIEGIASGITVHRMLLDAGVVILEGITLAEVEPGEYELVCLPLKIAGGDGAPARAILRGREPKGGETPFDPHTTRWPVA; translated from the coding sequence ATGACAATCCACGACATCACGGTTCCCCTTTCTCCCGACCTCCCCGTCTACCCCGGCGACCCACCGGTCACCTGCGAGCCGGTCACCCGCATCGCCCGGGGAGACACAGCCAACGTCACCCGCATTACCATGACCACCCACAGCGGCACCCACCTGGACGTGCCGGGCCACTGCCGCGATGGCGGCGCCACCGTGGACCACCTCCCCCTCTCCCTTCTCATGGGGAAGGCCCGGGTGCTGGACATCCGCGGCGAGCGGGCCATCGGCCGCCGTGAGCTTTCCCGTCTTCCGGTGCGGGGAGAGGAGCGGCTCCTCCTGCGGACCGACAATTCCCTCCTCTGGGAGAGCCCCGGCTTCCAGGACGATTTTGCCCACCTCACCGAGGAGGGAGCCGCGTTTCTCATCGAGGCGGGAGTCCGGCTTGTGGGGATCGACTACCTCTCCATCGAGGGAATCGCAAGCGGCATCACCGTCCACCGGATGCTCCTGGACGCGGGGGTTGTGATCCTGGAGGGGATCACCCTTGCCGAGGTGGAACCGGGTGAGTACGAACTGGTTTGCCTTCCCCTTAAGATTGCCGGCGGGGACGGCGCTCCGGCCCGGGCCATCCTCCGGGGGAGGGAACCGAAGGGGGGAGAAACCCCCTTCGACCCCCACACGACCCGTTGGCCCGTGGCCTGA